Genomic segment of Syntrophobacterales bacterium:
TAAGGAGCTTCCATTCCGACCAACTGTCGTAATACGGCTCAATGCATTTCTTCCGCAACATCAAAAAGGGCAGGCAGTGGCAAACATTGTAGGTATAAGCCACTCCCCATTTTTCGAGATGGGAACAGGCCGGAAGCACGTAATGGGCCTCCCGGGCGGTATCGGTCATGAACAGGTCGTGCACCACTAAAAGCTCCAGTTTCCGGAAAGCTTCCGTGAAGGCATTTGTATCAGGCATGGAGACAAGGGGATTGCCGCCTACCACAATGAATGCCTTCAACTTGTCGGGGATGCTTTCGGGAACCAGCGTCACCACCCCGTAGGGGCTTTTGCGGCCCCATACCTCAAAGAAGAGCGGATACTTATGTGAACCTATCGGATCCCCGTCCACACGAATCCCCGCGTTGCCAAAGGCAATGCGGGGGCTGATTGTCCAGGCGCCGGGAACATTGATGTTGCCCGTAATGATTTGCAGGATCGCGAAGGCGCGACTGTTCTGCGTGCCATTGGCCGTCTGATCCTGAGTGCAGGTGCCCTGAAAGATGCTTGCCCCTTTTGTGCCTGCAAACATTCGGGCCAGCTTCCGGATATCCTCCGCCTTGACCCAGGTGATCTTCTCCGCCCATTCCGGGGTGTATTGCTGCACATGCGGAACCAGCTTGTCGAATCCCATCGTGTACTTATCTATGAAATCCTGGTCATAAAGCTTCTCATTGATGATTACATTCATCATTGCCAAGGCCATGGCGCCATCCGTTCCCGGCCTGATCTGCATATACATGTCAGCGCGGTCGGCAAGCTTGATGCGCCTGGGATCAATGACAACCAGTTTGGCGCCCTTGGCTAAATTCTCCTCAAGGGCAAGCTCGAGTGGAAAATCCGATTGCTCGGGGTTGTGGCCCCAGATAATGTAAAGCTTGGAATCCAATTCTTCGGTAGGGTATTTGCCAAAGGTGATCTGGCGGGTGCGAATGCGCATTCGGTAGCAGACGCTTTCCACCGAGAAAAAATTGGGCGATCCGAAAGCGGCCTTGAACAACTGCACCAGGCTTGCCATCTCCAGATTCTCCACGCCGATTGAACCGGAGAAAACACCCAATACCTGGGCGCCAAACTGCTCCTTGAGACCCTTAAGTTTAGCCGCAATCTCGTCAAGGGCCTGATCCCACGAAATCTCCTGAAATACCCCTCCCACCTTCTTCAACGGGTGCTTTATCCGTGCCGGGTTGTACACATTATCCAGCGTGCCTAATCCCTTCGGGCAGAGCTGACCATGGTTGAGAGGATGCGACTCCAGACCCTCAACCTTTACTGCCTTCCCCTCCTCCACGGTGACTTTGCACCCGCAGCTATGGTAACATAGACTGCAATCCGTCAGCACTTCAACTGTTTGCGCCAATTTCCTGTCTCCTTTCTCTCTCTGTTGGTTTCCGAAACCCTGCCGGAAAATATCTTTCCTGAAACGACGCCCTCGCAAACAAAACCATTATATCTAAAGCAATATGCATGCCCATGGGAGAAAATAATTTTTTTGCATTTAATTTCATATAATTGAGCCAATTGCAAAACTATTTGTCATTCCCGAAAGCGGAGCTTAATGTACACAATGCTTCTATCGGGAATACGGTTTTTCAAGCAGTTAGAACCAGATTATGAACATTAAACTTCGTTTTCCCGC
This window contains:
- a CDS encoding molybdopterin-dependent oxidoreductase, producing the protein MAQTVEVLTDCSLCYHSCGCKVTVEEGKAVKVEGLESHPLNHGQLCPKGLGTLDNVYNPARIKHPLKKVGGVFQEISWDQALDEIAAKLKGLKEQFGAQVLGVFSGSIGVENLEMASLVQLFKAAFGSPNFFSVESVCYRMRIRTRQITFGKYPTEELDSKLYIIWGHNPEQSDFPLELALEENLAKGAKLVVIDPRRIKLADRADMYMQIRPGTDGAMALAMMNVIINEKLYDQDFIDKYTMGFDKLVPHVQQYTPEWAEKITWVKAEDIRKLARMFAGTKGASIFQGTCTQDQTANGTQNSRAFAILQIITGNINVPGAWTISPRIAFGNAGIRVDGDPIGSHKYPLFFEVWGRKSPYGVVTLVPESIPDKLKAFIVVGGNPLVSMPDTNAFTEAFRKLELLVVHDLFMTDTAREAHYVLPACSHLEKWGVAYTYNVCHCLPFLMLRKKCIEPYYDSWSEWKLLTELALRLGLGEFFPWKTEEELVAFELSKTGLSFDYLLHEKPEGDYYQQKEYGFKSNQFSTPSKKIEIYSEALEKVGFDPLPTYLEPLRSPVNSSPAALKKYPLILSTGVRSLYYTHSQHRGIAELHEKNPEPFFEMGPLTAAQYGVMDGDGVEVETNRGKVTMKAHVEDRVAEGMVVVPHGWTGKANVNLLTDVNCLEPIMGYPDMKSLMCSIRKV